One window from the genome of Cyprinus carpio isolate SPL01 chromosome B1, ASM1834038v1, whole genome shotgun sequence encodes:
- the LOC122136043 gene encoding proline-rich protein 36, giving the protein MDSRSSGRNKRPLASWGQASGPAQKDSRSSERRPADPPGDTQAHACTSHQDSASTPPLVAQPHPQSHHFPTLNPLPYPWPPAPPSSSSARPPQLAAKAPTSTISSLFSHVFPTLGADQSIRPPPLMAQTPAPVIPALFPALSSHLAPGTVPSASRPPQAAPSASFPPAPSISHARSSFSLSSAKLLPMSLNAPALDPTPVSSNIRNQILSGGQGGLPEHSWHSERIILPL; this is encoded by the exons ATGGATTCCCGATCATCAGGCCGAAACAAAAGGCCTCTGGCAAGCTGGGGCCAAGCATCAGGTCCAGCTCAAAAAGACTCTCGATCCTCCGAGCGTCGGCCAGCAGACCCTCCAGGCGACACACAAGCGCACGCCTGCACAAGCCACCAAGATAGCGCGAGCACACCTCCGCTAGTGGCGCAGCCTCACCCCCAGTCCCATCATTTTCCCACCCTCAACCCTCTCCCCTACCCATGGCCCCCAGCCCCTCCATCCAGCTCTAGTGCAAGGCCGCCTCAGCTAGCAGCAAAAGCCCCGACGTCCACCATTAGCTCCCTTTTCTCTCATGTGTTCCCCACCCTTGGAGCTGACCAAAGCATAAGGCCGCCTCCGCTAATGGCACAGACTCCGGCGCCCGTTATTCCCGCTCTCTTTCCTGCTCTCTCTTCCCATCTAGCTCCCGGAACCGTTCCAAGTGCGAGCCGGCCTCCACAGGCAGCTCCGTCAGCTAGTTTCCCCCCCGCCCCCTCCATCTCTCATGCCCGTTCATCCTTCTCCCTGTCCTCAGCCAAGCTCCTACCCATGTCACTAAATGCCCCCGCCTTGGATCCTACACCTGTCTCCAGTAACATTCGGAACCAAATTCTCTCAG gagGTCAGGGTGGACTACCTGAGCACTCCTGGCACAGTGAGAGGATTATTCTGCCTCTGTGA